A window of Ictidomys tridecemlineatus isolate mIctTri1 chromosome 1, mIctTri1.hap1, whole genome shotgun sequence contains these coding sequences:
- the Comtd1 gene encoding catechol O-methyltransferase domain-containing protein 1 isoform X1, translating into MTQPVPRLSLPATLALGSAALGAAFATGLFLGRRWPSWRFRRQRHLLPPEDSPLWQYLLSRSIREHPALRSLRLLTLEQPHGDYMMTCEQAQLLANLARLIKAKKALDLGTFTGYSALALALALPPAGRVVTCEVDAGPPELGRPLWRKAEMDHKIDLRLKPALETLDELLAAGEASTFDVAVVDADKENCTAYYERCLQLLRPGGMLAIPRVLWNGEVLQPQQGDTAAESVRNLNERIRRDARVYISLLPLGDGLTLAFKI; encoded by the exons ATGACCCAGCCTGTACCCCGGCTCTCTTTGCCCGCCACGCTGGCCCTGGGCTCGGCCGCGCTGGGCGCCGCTTTCGCTACTGGCCTCTTCCTGG GGAGACGGTGGCCCTCGTGGCGATTCCGGCGACAGCGGCACCTGCTTCCCCCAGAAGACAGTCCCCTGTGGCAGTATCTGCTGAGCCGCTCAATACGGGAGCACCCAGCACTACGGAGCCTTCGGCTG CTGACTCTGGAGCAGCCGCATGGAGATTACATGATGACCTGTGAACAGGCGCAGCTTCTGGCCAACCTGGCACGACTCATCAAGGCCAAGAAGGCGCTGGACCTGG GCACTTTCACTGGCTACTCTGCCCTGGCACTGGCCCTGGCGCTGCCCCCCGCCGGGCGTGTAGTGACCTGCGAGGTGGACGCAGGGCCCCCGGAGCTGGGGCGGCCCCTGTGGAGGAAG GCTGAGATGGATCACAAAATCGACCTTCGGCTGAAGCCAGCCCTGGAGACCTTGG ACGAGCTCCTGGCGGCAGGAGAGGCCAGCACCTTCGACGTGGCCGTGGTGGACGCGGACAAAGAGAACTGCACAGCCTACTATGAGCGATGTCTGCAGCTGCTGCGCCCCGGAGGCATGCTCGCCATCCCTAGA GTACTTTGGAACGGAGAGGTGCTCCAGCCTCAACAAGGGGACACCGCTGCTGAGAGTGTTCGAAACCTAAATGAGCGCATCCGGCGGGATGCCAGGGTTTACATCAGCCTCCTGCCCTTAGGCGACGGCCTCACCTTGGCCTTCAAGATCTAA
- the Comtd1 gene encoding catechol O-methyltransferase domain-containing protein 1 isoform X2: MTQPVPRLSLPATLALGSAALGAAFATGLFLGRRWPSWRFRRQRHLLPPEDSPLWQYLLSRSIREHPALRSLRLLTLEQPHGDYMMTCEQAQLLANLARLIKAKKALDLGTFTGYSALALALALPPAGRVVTCEVDAGPPELGRPLWRKAEMDHKIDLRLKPALETLDELLAAGEASTFDVAVVDADKENCTAYYERCLQLLRPGGMLAIPRGQVKFLAQCSWDWWGDLIWDLSV; the protein is encoded by the exons ATGACCCAGCCTGTACCCCGGCTCTCTTTGCCCGCCACGCTGGCCCTGGGCTCGGCCGCGCTGGGCGCCGCTTTCGCTACTGGCCTCTTCCTGG GGAGACGGTGGCCCTCGTGGCGATTCCGGCGACAGCGGCACCTGCTTCCCCCAGAAGACAGTCCCCTGTGGCAGTATCTGCTGAGCCGCTCAATACGGGAGCACCCAGCACTACGGAGCCTTCGGCTG CTGACTCTGGAGCAGCCGCATGGAGATTACATGATGACCTGTGAACAGGCGCAGCTTCTGGCCAACCTGGCACGACTCATCAAGGCCAAGAAGGCGCTGGACCTGG GCACTTTCACTGGCTACTCTGCCCTGGCACTGGCCCTGGCGCTGCCCCCCGCCGGGCGTGTAGTGACCTGCGAGGTGGACGCAGGGCCCCCGGAGCTGGGGCGGCCCCTGTGGAGGAAG GCTGAGATGGATCACAAAATCGACCTTCGGCTGAAGCCAGCCCTGGAGACCTTGG ACGAGCTCCTGGCGGCAGGAGAGGCCAGCACCTTCGACGTGGCCGTGGTGGACGCGGACAAAGAGAACTGCACAGCCTACTATGAGCGATGTCTGCAGCTGCTGCGCCCCGGAGGCATGCTCGCCATCCCTAGA GGACAGGTGAAATTCCTGGCACAGTGCAGCTGGGACTGGTGGGGAGACCTCATCTGGGATCTGTCAGTGTGA
- the Comtd1 gene encoding catechol O-methyltransferase domain-containing protein 1 isoform X3, giving the protein MTQPVPRLSLPATLALGSAALGAAFATGLFLGRRWPSWRFRRQRHLLPPEDSPLWQYLLSRSIREHPALRSLRLLTLEQPHGDYMMTCEQAQLLANLARLIKAKKALDLGTFTGYSALALALALPPAGRVVTCEVDAGPPELGRPLWRKAEMDHKIDLRLKPALETLDELLAAGEASTFDVAVVDADKENCTAYYERCLQLLRPGGMLAIPRPGP; this is encoded by the exons ATGACCCAGCCTGTACCCCGGCTCTCTTTGCCCGCCACGCTGGCCCTGGGCTCGGCCGCGCTGGGCGCCGCTTTCGCTACTGGCCTCTTCCTGG GGAGACGGTGGCCCTCGTGGCGATTCCGGCGACAGCGGCACCTGCTTCCCCCAGAAGACAGTCCCCTGTGGCAGTATCTGCTGAGCCGCTCAATACGGGAGCACCCAGCACTACGGAGCCTTCGGCTG CTGACTCTGGAGCAGCCGCATGGAGATTACATGATGACCTGTGAACAGGCGCAGCTTCTGGCCAACCTGGCACGACTCATCAAGGCCAAGAAGGCGCTGGACCTGG GCACTTTCACTGGCTACTCTGCCCTGGCACTGGCCCTGGCGCTGCCCCCCGCCGGGCGTGTAGTGACCTGCGAGGTGGACGCAGGGCCCCCGGAGCTGGGGCGGCCCCTGTGGAGGAAG GCTGAGATGGATCACAAAATCGACCTTCGGCTGAAGCCAGCCCTGGAGACCTTGG ACGAGCTCCTGGCGGCAGGAGAGGCCAGCACCTTCGACGTGGCCGTGGTGGACGCGGACAAAGAGAACTGCACAGCCTACTATGAGCGATGTCTGCAGCTGCTGCGCCCCGGAGGCATGCTCGCCATCCCTAGA cCGGGTCCATAG